The Arachis hypogaea cultivar Tifrunner chromosome 14, arahy.Tifrunner.gnm2.J5K5, whole genome shotgun sequence DNA window TGCCAAGAGAAAAAGGACAGAACAAGAGTGGTTGAGAATTAAGGGCTATGTCAGTTGGCATCTTGCTCAAGACAAGACCAAAGTCATGGATGTACTAAAACTTAGCTACGACTATTTGCCTAGAAGATTGAAGCCATGTTTTCTGTACCTTGGAATCTACCCTGAAGATTATGAGATCCCTGCGAAAGAACTTATCCAGTTATAGATAGCTGAAGGGTTCATACAACCACATGAAAGTGGAACTCCAAATGCACCAGAACCAGAAGATGTCGGTGAAGATTACTTGGTTGAGTTAGTAGATCGTAGCTTGATACAAGTAACTAGTATAAGGAGCTATGGAGGTGTGAAAACATGTAAGATTCATGATCTCCTCCGCGAACTCTGCATATTAGAAAGAAAAGCTAATAACTCcttagaggttttcacagagtccaacatccatgccaacaacacaAGCAATCCTCATAGATTGTCTTTTCTGTGCAATGCACAATCTTATGTCTCCTCAGTCAAACCGGACACTCGTTCGTTGTTCTTTTTTGCCGGAGCCAGAAGGACGAACTGCAAAGAAAGTTGTCTTAAAAATTTCCAGTCTATACAAGTGCTACACTTGCAAGATCAAGTGTATTTCACATCAGATTCTAATGATCTGGAAACAATGATCCACCTGAAGTACTTGAGACTAAAGTATCCAACCTAAAAAGTTTAAGCATATTTTCAAGGTCTTATGAGGTCCCTCTCTCGTGCGTGGGCGGAGGTTTCTCACGGCTTCAAGTGCTGAAACTCGAATACTCATCTGGATACAACCGGGGTGTGTTGGACGGAGGTGCAATAATGACTCCTCTTCGGTGTTCGGTGATGAAGCAGTGTCTTCGAGTGACTGCGCTTCCTAAACAGCTCTGGTCCTTGACTACCTTACAAAAGGTGGATGTTGTTGGCCCCTCCGACGAATTGGAAAAAAGCCTCTGAAATGTTGAGGTCAAGAAGGGTTGCAAGCTCACTGTAAACGGATATACAGATCTGGATGACCTGCCTCTCCGTCGCCGTGGTACGTGACTACCACCTGTTTGTGTCtcgattctttctctgtttctaCTTTCTAGTATCTGCTACCAAAAGGTGTTTGTACTTTGTACAACTGAATTTCACCTTCAAAGATATCTAGCATGTCACATGCCAAAGTCCAACAGTAACACAGGCTTCACCTACTTACATCCCTACACATGGACGTATAATTCTTGCATATAATGAGATCCAATATTCTTAATCAAAATTTCCTTTTAGACTAAGTGTTTATTTGGTGCTatttaattgataataaaaaaattaaattgataaaaaaatttggtgctATTAAAcggaaattttttttatcaatttaatttttttattatcaattaaatAGCACCAAATAAACACTTAGTCTAAAAGGAAATTTTGATTAAGAATATTGGATCTCATTATATGCAAGAATTATACGTCCATGTGTAGGGATGTAAGTAGGTGAAGCCTGTGTTACTGTTGGACTTTGGCATGTGACATGCTAGATATCTTTGAAGGTGAAATTCAGTTGTACAAAGTACAAACACCTTTTGGTAGCAGATACTAGAAAGtagaaacagagaaagaatcgaGACACAAACAGGTGGTAGTCACGTACCACGGCGACGGAGAGGCAGGTCATCCAGATCTGTATATCCGTTTACAGTGAGCTTGCAACCCTTCTTGACCTCAACATTTCAGAGGCTTTTTTCCAATTCGTCGGAGGGGCCAACAACATCCACCTTTTGTAAGGTAGTCAAGGACCAGAGCTGTTTAGGAAGCGCAGTCACTCGAAGACACTGCTTCATCACCGAACACCGAAGAGGAGTCATTATTGCACCTCCGTCCAACACACCCCGGTTGTATCCAGATGAGTATTCGAGTTTCAGCACTTGAAGCCGTGAGAAACCTCCGCCCACGCACGAGAGAGGGACCTCATAAGACCTTGAAAATATGCTTAAACTTTTTAGGTTGGATACTTTAGTCTCAAGTACTTCAGGTGGATCATTGTTTCCAGATCATTAGAATCTGATGTGAAATACACTTGATCTTGCAAGTGTAGCACTTGTATAGACTGGAAATTTTTAAGACAACTTTCTTTGCAGTTCGTCCTTCTGGCTCCGGCAAAAAAGAACAACGAACGAGTGTCCGGTTTGACTGAGGAGACATAAGATTGTGCATTGCACAGAAAAGACAATCTATGAGGATTGCTtgtgttgttggcatggatgttggactctgtgaaaacctctaagGAGTTATTAGCTTTTCTTTCTAATATGCAGAGTTCGCGGAGGAGATCATGAATCTTACATGTTTTCACACCTCCATAGCTCCTTATACTAGTTACTTGTATCAAGCTACGATCTACTAACTCAACCAAGTAATCTTCACCGACATCTTCTGGTTCTGGTGCATTTGGAGTTCCACTTTCATGTGGTTGTATGAACCCTTCAGCTATCTATAACTGGATAAGTTCTTTCGCAGGGATCTCATAATCTTCAGGGTAGATTCCAAGGTACAGAAAACATGGCTTCAATCTTCTAGGCAAATAGTCGTAGCTAAGTTTTAGTACATCCATGACTTTGGTCTTGTCTTGAGCAAGATGCCAACTGACATAGCCCTTAATTCTCAACCACTCTTGTTCTGTCCTTTTTCTCTTGGCAACAAGCCCTGCTAAGGTGATGATAGCAAGTGGTAAACCCCTACAACTTTCGACAATTGATCTACCAAGGGGATCTAGATTTGAAGGACACACTTCATTCAAAAACACTTTCTTGCAAAACAATTCTCAACTTTCTTTTTGGTCAAGTAAGTGAAGAAAGTGAGGAGGCTTACTTGGATTTGTATAGTTTGCCATTGATCATACCCTGATCCAAcgctaaggcccaggtccaaacgaaAGACTCAATTCAAAGGATTGAGCCTCACCCTACACCGACCTTTGTCTTATGAAATCGGTTCttaccacgacttgctctaaagaagtcgggaatgAAGATTAGTCGGCAGAAAAACACTGACTCAAGAgaataactgcccctaaaatctctcaacccacttccaggagccatatgcCAACTGCCCTAAGATAAAGGAACGGTTATTCCCCCTTTTATGGcggaactacttcaacggtggttattagcTTATcgctataaatacactgatacttctcaggtatcactaagcccaatactctctagacctgttttgctcccttactgactttggcatcggaatgcctttgcaggtaccaccccccattctctcacACCCAAGTCGGACGGAGGCATTGGATCATAAACTCACTCGAAGGCTTCCTctttcagacgattgggccagccaaactaatccaacccaataatctccggttacccatcgtaataGCCACCATCTCATTACGACTTGTTATTAGTATTTTGCTGCCATTTTTATCATTTGGAAAGGTATCCCTCAAATCGTCCCATGCTTCAGGTTCCCAGATATCATCAAGCACCACAAGGTATATGCTCCATTTCAAACACTTTCCCACTTCATTCTTCAAAACCTCCTCACTTGAATCTTTAAATTTAGATGTTGAACTCATCAAGCAATCAAGAATTCTCAACAAAACTTCCTTTTTGTTGTAGTCTTTGGAAACATAACTCCATGCGCGATAAGGGAACAATTTCTTGACCTCTTTACTGTTGTAGATCTTTCGAGCAAGAGTAGTCTTGCCCAACCCACCCATACCAATGATGGAGACAACATTATTGTGTGAATCCTCGTCCTGCAACTTCTTAATTAAAATGGCAATGTCATCCTCAAAACCTACTACATCTTCTTACACAACATACCTCTTTTGTTTGTCATCTGATTGCATGCCTTCGAATTCACCTTCATCGAAGCAAAATTTCTTAATCTCAACACCCTTTTTTAATGCATGCTTATCTAGTACACCATCATTTCTTCTTGTTGTAATGATCCTACTACCAGGACCAAACCAATCACCTGCCCCTGCTAATGATTCCAATGGTTGTATGCTATCAACATCATCCAAAACTAGAAGAACTCTCTTTTGGCCAAGCCTTTGTCTAATTTCAGAGGATCCTCTGGATATGCTTCCTATCTCAGTCTTCACTTCCTCTCCCATCTCAGATAAAAGTGTTTTTTGCAGACCTTCTAGGCCacctctttttgttttttcactaACATTAGAAAGAAAACTTCCAGCTTTAAAATGACCTCTAATCTCATTATATAGCTCCAAAacaaattttcttagttcaccatCTCCATGAATTCCCAGCATGAAACAGGCAGCATGAGAATCAACCTCTAGAAGTGATTTCGCCTCTTCAAGCTGAGAATCTAATCCAAGTGGGCGATCAATATATAAAGGAATAGAAGGAAGTCTCCTTGAGACCTCTTCAACAATGTTGTCAATAATCACACCCCAAGGTCTGCAAAGCACATATGCAATACATTATATCTtctttgtattttaatttgtcTTCTTTAACTttacacaaatatataaaaactataactaaacaaatgaaaaatatatagaaattaTCTTTTTAGAAAGTTACTGCTATGTATATCATAGTATAAAATTGACAACTAGAGATGTTAACGAAaatatctattcttaatatataaaagtagatacataagCATGCACTACATTACTTTTGAcatatttcttttcttctactaatgtCATGTCAGTAATATTACTTACTTGGCATAActttagaatcaaccactcaattcttgccaaatcaactattatttttaaatcagcaaaaaaataaaatatacaaataaaaaactaaaaaatagaatccaataacTTTGTAACCTCCAAATACATTGAATTCATgttcctatatttattatatcttaccgttataaacaatacaataaatttataatcgtaacaattaatttataaattaaaagtttaaaaaataaaaattatattttattattataattatatttattataatcattttaatttttgccaatgagttatacttcaaatggcataatctcccaTATTGATCGCGAATTCGAGTTTCTGTATCTTtgctaaaaagaaaaatcattttaatttttagaagtaaCACTAGATACAAAGAactattattgtattttttacttattattaaaaacaaattctattttattttaccaatataaattttgaaaataatatttgaaaactaaaaaaaaaacaaatttattaaaagaatattaaaacgaaaccaaaaaaatatgatatcagacatacatttttatattagatacaaataaaaaactaaaaaatagaatccaataaatttgtaagctccaaatacattgaattcatagtcctatatttattatattttaccgttataaacaatataataaatttataaccgcaataattaatttattaatttttataaataactcactaaaaataataaacatccatattacaactgtcataataatattattaatcataataaattttacgttataagtatttaaatttcataccatttaaactacatatataagtctcttatcactattctttcacataacatcaaatttagcacaaaaaaatttattttcaaactgcaatgagaatctgatgatcaggtatgacaaaaaaaaatcacaacatgcatcatacattcatacttactcaaataccatatacctaatgataacataaattgaatattGGAATAGAAAAAGATCTTCACAATTTTAGCAATTATAAACAAAATTGATGACAAATTAAGATGGAATTATGTTAAATGTAAAAAGTGTAAGAAGAAAGCATATAAAAAAAACAACTACATTTGTGGCACATGTAATCAAACATCATAATATCCAACAATAAggtaactctatatacttttcataatcttatctatcaaattattagttgTTAGCCCAATACTTATTTTAGGTTCAGAATTCAATTAAAGATTTTAGATCAAAGTGTTACAACaacttttgtactatttgatggcgACGCAAAAAACTTATTGGGCACAACTGCTTCAAATCTAATGACATTTCAGAAAAATAATGACATTGAAGCACCACCCCATCAAGcgattaagaagaaagaaaattatacaaattcaagacacatcttcGAAAGAAGAACATACATACAAAGATGGAACCAAATAACACAATAGAAAGTGCATCAAACTCAataattcataaagaacatgtcTTCGCAAGAACCTAggacaaaaaaaagaaagcaccAACTCTAACAACTAACAAAAAAAAGGAGGACGAGCGCCACATAAGATGGCTAAATCCATCCgctaaaacaaatgcaaaaatcaaaccactaaataaaaatatcactttgtacaactccaacatccaaatcttttgtactacaaattatttaaaataaaacaccttttaaatttagcttcaatttacacatttaatttatttctacaaaatataacaatttttaatatttattatatactatcattaatttaaCGTCATGCGCGGGTCTCATTCTAGTTTTCTAAATAAAGCTGTGTGTGCAAATTAAAGTACTCACGTATTCTGATTACAGAGTGGAccataaatgttgccaacttgagacAAGGCTGACCTCGATGCTTCCAactagtgattgtatctgccttttTCTTGATGATTAGTCATGGCTTTTGCATATTCATTGAGCTGGTACTGCACATCTGATTCTTCCACATAGTAATAAACTGGTAACACCGGTCGCTTTGTTCCGTTGTGGGAACACTCCATGATCTTGACGAGTTCATCAAGGCACCACTTGGAAGTTGGATACTCATCACACAGTATAACAATTGACATCCTTGATCTTTCAATTGCTTCAACAAGAGCACCTTCCAGTTCCTCGCCTGTTCTCAGATTCTCTCTATCTCTGAAAGTCTCGATTCTTTTGTTGACCAAAGCATGATAGAGTGCGTCTGTGAATTCGCGTCTTGTGTGGCCTCTGAAGCTCAGAAAAACATCACACTTGAAATGTGATGATAATGCTGCACCTTCATCTGATAATGATGAGGAACCTGCCATGCTAATTAACCGTCTTTGCGCGTTTTTGCCAAGAGTTAACAAAAGAAAGAGTAATGCATATAGAAATGGAGACCAAATAAACGCGTCCTTGTAGTTGCTGATTCTaaatattttaattgcaatttacaCTTACAATAGATTAAAGTGATAAATAAACACGTAGAAAACAGATTAATCCCTAAAACAAAATACCAATAAAGCATATGCTACGAAGTTTCGTGGCCAATGATGAAATAGTTAGTGGATTGATTCATGACCTTGCTTGGTAGAACATGTATAATAGGAtaattagagagagagggagtaAGTAGCTATATGATTATTAGTTAATTAGTACTAGTAATAATGCAAAAGATAGTATAAATTAGGGATGACATACACTATtgtcataaaaaaattgaataatcaaATTCTGTAAATCTTGATTCGGTAGGAGGTTTAACAAAGGAAATTGTTCTTAATTCTCAAGTCATAATTCATCTTTTTTCTTATCCAGAATACTCAATGTTTCTAACTTGTCAAGTGTAGGTAACAAGTTTGTGGTAAAGCTAAGGCGTACCCTGAGGTATCTTAGGTGGAGCAACTTCTTGATATTTTCCAAATTCAATTGATTTACTAAATAAAAATCAAGTAACTCCTAATTCAGCCCATCCCAAAATTTTGAATGTCATTTGTTAGTTTAGATAATTTGATATAAGGTAAAATATGATTTAATCCAATAGATCGGAGTTATTTTTAGATGGTTTATGGCTGTGGCAAATAAGTCTATGTTGTACTGGAATTTAATCGAGTCTGAGCTTATGTTCAGCTCTTTATATAGGAAATAAGAAATACGATTGTGTATCAAGCTTTGAAATTTAGTTCGTAAGTATTTGCAGTGCTTTGAAATTTAGTGGTTTAATACTTTTGATTTGATCGGTTTTGACAAATTGAAATTACAAAGTTTGAAATTTAGTGTAATGACTCACATTCAGTAAATGATATCTGTCATTGTCCTAATACAGAGCAATGTTTCTTGGGGTCAAGAAAAACTGATATATATGAAAGTAGACATATGATGGAGTGATTTGGAATCTTAGCCATGATCAAGGATTTAACGCTATACACTAACAATATGAATTCATCTCATTTATGTTTAACATGAAAGAAATTACATGTCATTCAAACCTTCAACAGAACATGCACAACGTAAAAGCGAATGTGTTTGAGGAATTACCAAAATAGTACAAAAAAGTGTCACTCAAAATAAAAACAAGCACTATATtcaaataaaagagagaaaagaaaaacagtGCAATCACACTCCATTACAATACAATGGGGCTGCAGGACCACATGTAATGATATGTATTATGGAGGAGAGTTCTGCACAAATAAAATGAATGATTCACCTTATTAGCAAAAGCATAAAAAACAAGTTGCATGAAAAGGGTAATCATGTGGCATAAATCATATATATGCCTGTGCTTATGAGTAAATATATACCTGCTTTTGGGACAGAAGCAGTGACATTGACTTTCAATGcctcaatcaatcaatcaatccatCATTATCATATCATCGTAGTCGTCGTCgtctctcatcatcatcatcagaatcaGGTTCAATAAAATGCAAGTCAAATTCAAGGGAAAGCATTCGTTCAGGAAGGGACTGCAACGTCAAGCCTAAGCACTGACGAAAGACAGCACTTCGAAGTCTAGACATCGCACCAGCTTCTAATGTAACACTTGAGACACTCACACCTATCATGATTAACACTTGAAGCTGCGGAAAGCTCCCAGCCCCACCACAATTAAGGACATATTGCTCACATATTATTtgatgtaattttaaaatttgaaggcTTCGAATCCGTCCCAAAGCATTCATGTCTTGGTCATTGAAATCCTTACAAGCCAAGACAATCTTGGTAAGATTTGACGGAAATCTAATTTTACCTAATGGAACTCTTTCAAAGACGTTAAGAAAAACAAGTTTCAGTTTACGTAGCTCGCTTAGGCGGAGCAGGCTCCTCAAGTTTTCGTCTACTAATTGACATTCGTCTTCACTTATCAGTAAACCCAGTGTTCTCAAGTTGGGAAAGTAGCCATTGTTGAGTAGGAGCCCTAATTGTGAATCTGCATAAACATAACACAGGGTTTGGAAATTCTGCATTCTCTCTTTTACCCTTTCATCTAACAACAACTGCTCACCACCGAGCCCGGGGCAACGAAAATGTCTCATTTGCTTTAACCCCTCATCAACACTTATTTTCTTTGGCTTCCAAATGCAATTTACTTGTATTGTTTGTAAACTCTGAAGCTTAAATAACCGATGTAGAACAAGACAATCCATTTTCAAGAACTTGAGGCTTTTCAACCTCTCCAAGTCCTCAGCATTCTTTTCATTTGGTAACCCATCGAATCCATTCAAATATAGCACATTAACTGGGCAACCTTCTGGAATATGATGTGACCACCCGTCGACATCTCCATAAACGAACAAGGAACAAGTGCTTGAATGATTACATGTTACCGAACATGCATAGGATCCTTCGCTCCTGGAAAAGGTAAACGTGCGAGCATTGTTACTGTTATCAGGGTTGTCGTTACTCACCAATATGCACAGATCGCGGATGAGGTCGTGGATCTGACATGCTTTCACGCCTTTGCCATCACTCCTCCTCTTCACAACCTGTACCAAGTTACGATCCACCAGCTCCTTCAAGTATTGCTCACCAATATCTTCAGGTTCTATCAATCTTCTTCCAGTTTGGATTGGCTTTATGAAGTCTTCTGACATCCAAAGTTGGATTAAGTCTCTCACCAGAATCTCTGCATCTTCAAGAAACACACCAAGATATAGGAAGCATGGCTTCATTTTCTCAGACAGATCATCGTAGCTATACTTCAATATCTTCATCATCTCTTCACCTTCCTTGTCTTCAGCAACAGACCAGTAAGGGAGCAGGTTCTTGATTTCTTCCCATGCATCCTCTGATCTCTCCTTCTTCGCGACAATCCCGGCTATGGTTTTGATAGCCAATGGTAAACCTTTGCAGCTTTCGAAAGCAATTGatcttccaataagctctaaagGAGGAGGACACTCTTCTCTGCCAAACACCTTATTGCGAAACATTTCCCAACTTTGATCTTCATCCAACAAGTGTAGTTGGTGGTGAGGCTCCTTTGACCTTGTATAATTCGCCATTTGATCATTACGAGTAGTTACTAGTATCATGCTGCCATTGTTGTTATCCGGTAAAGGACCCTTTAGCTTGTCCCATACGTTTGCTTCCCATACATCGTCAAGCACTACCAAATACTTTTTCCCATTCAAACGTTTTCTCACCATATCTTTCAACTTCTCTTCACCTGCATTTTCATAGTCAGCTTCGGGTACCTTCAAACACTTGAGAAGTTCTTTGAAAACTTCCGTTGGCATGCACTCTTTGGAAACGGTTGCCCATGCGCGGCAAGGAAATAGCTCTCTGGCCTCATCGCTATTGTAGACCTTTCGGGCAAGGGTAGTCTTGCCCAACCCACCCATGCCAACAATGGAAACAACATTCCTAGCAGAATcttcttctttgagttgattaaTTATTACATTGAAGTCTTCCTCCAATCCCACTACATTTTCTTCCATCATAGTAGAGCTTCCTCCGTTGCCTTCGAATTCACCTTCATCGAAGCGATATTTCTTAATATCAACACCAGCATGCTCATCTAGCACATCTTCATATCTTGTTGTTATGATGATCCTACTGCCAGGACCAAACCAATCGATTTCTCCAGCTAGTGATTTCAGTTGTTGTATATTATCAACATCATCCAAAATCAGAAGAACTCCTTTTTTGCCTAGTCTTCGTTTTATTTCAAAAGATCCACTGAATGTGCTTCCGATCTTATTCTTTACCTTCTCTTTCATCTCAGAAAGAAGCGTTTTTTGTAGATCTTCTAGGCCACCGCCACTTGCATTTGTTTTCTTACTGATACCGGAAAGAAAACTTGCAGATGCAAAGTCACACCTAATCTTGTTATACAACTCCGCAACAAATTGACTTAGGTCACCATCTCCATGAATTCCCAGCATCAAACGGCAAGCATGAGATGAACCAATCTGTAGAAGTGATTTTGCCTCTTCAAGTTCAGAATCACATCCAAGTGGACGGTGAATATACAGAGGCAAAGGAGGAAGTCTTTTTATGACCTCTTCGACAATCTTGTTAATAGCCATACCAAATGGTCTGCAAAGAACATACACATTTTCTTTGCATTTTAACTTGTCTGATCTTCTTTTATAGAAATATATAAAATACTAATATTCAAATGAATCGTAAATAAAGTAGCTACTCACGTATTCTGATCACAGCGTTGACCATAAATCTTGCCTACTTCAGACAAGGCTGACCTCCATGCTTCCAACttgtgattgtatctgccttttTCTTCATGAGCAGTCATGGCTTTTGCATATTCGTTGAGCTGGTACTGCACATCTGATCTTTCCACATAGTAGTACACTGGTAACACCGGTCGCTTCCTACCATTCTCCGAACATTCCATGATCTTGACGAGTTCATCAAGGCACCACTTGGAGGTTGGATACTCATCACACGGTATAAGAATTGACATCCTTGAACTTTCAATTGCTTCTAGAAGAGCACCTTCCAGCTCCTTGCCTATTCTCAGCTTGTCGTTATCTCTGAAGGTGTCGATTCCGTTGTTGATCAAAGCATGATAGAGTGCGTCTGTGAATCTGAGTCTTGTGTAGCCTCTAAAGCTCAGAAAAACATCATACTTGAAATGTGATACACCTTGATCTGATGATGAGGAACCTGCCATAGTAACAGTCTTTGGAAGGATTTAAttgcaaaaataaaaatcagCGAAAGATACAAAAGcaatagaaacagaaatggagagtAGGTGACTTGACTGACTTCTGAGGTGGCTAGACCAAAACAATCGCTAAGATTGTTAAGGACAAATGTCCAATCTGAAAGGAACACGTGGTACTTTTAAAGAGCCTAGACCAGAGAAGTTAATTGGGTGTGAAATTGTTAATGGACAGGGATAAATAGTTTAAATctctaatcaaaattaattaaattttaacttaGAGGGATTGTTATTACCTAATTTAATTTCACTGCCTCCAAAAAAATGAACTTATTGTTATCagcttattattattaaatattgtaTCAATTTTGATCATAAATTGTTGCAGAATTtgcactttttaaaaattttaaaaaaagtgggttacaaaataagtttttaacatcattgttatattttaattataaaaaaatgctaCTAAAATGGTTTGATTTTCACATCTCTctttacaaattaatttaaacGTCATGATCCAATCTGGCTGTGACGCTTAGGAAAATTTTCCAAAGCAAGCTTTAGAAATTGATattacagaaaatagaaaaaaatagaacttccaattatGCTAAAAAGCAACACATTTTCAGTCTCATATTTAAAACATAATCATCATATTTACATAAAATTCGACTTTAATATTACAGCAAAGCATAATCTATTAGTTTTATCAACTAGAATATTTATAAACAACATATTCAGTAACTAATGTCGGATCCTGTCTGTGTCACATAGAGCAGTTTAACAAGTCTATAGAGCTTTAAAACCATTTACACAAAACATCAAGCCCTTAAACAGTAAAGGGCTCACCAACACAAACAAAATTAGAGCGGAACTAATGAAGTTGGATTAGGATCAATGCCCatatctaaaaaaaatgaaagaacagAATAAGTTTTTGCAACTCAGTAAGTAGAGCATTTATAGCCCTACAAGCTAAGAGACAGTTGTATAATTAGTAAACTCTTAGTTAAAATAAATTCACTAGTTTAATAACAGTGACAAAATTATACTCAAACacaatgataattaattataaatatcaaaTATTCAAACTTCTTTATTGATGGTAATTAATCAGTAGCTAAGAGaatgggggttgaatcttagcccctttatGTCGAATATTACTTTCTGATTTTTAAAGGAACTTcaggagatatttctgctttttgtctcataacaagtcaagagacattttctttttgtctcgtaaccgattaggagatatttttcaattttgtccccaACACAATAAAAACAGAAcaggagtagaagagaaagagagaatcacacccagaagtatcctggttcagctactaagtgtaatgcagcctacatccagtctccatcacaacagtgatgaaattttactataatcatcagattacatacaccaattttttCCTAGAATCTATCCAACCCTATCTaggacaaatccagattctatctccaaatctgaacttgacttggaGTCCT harbors:
- the LOC114927609 gene encoding TMV resistance protein N-like — its product is MAGSSSLSDEGAALSSHFKCDVFLSFRGHTRREFTDALYHALVNKRIETFRDRENLRTGEELEGALVEAIERSRMSIVILCDEYPTSKWCLDELVKIMECSHNGTKRPVLPVYYYVEESDVQPWGVIIDNIVEEVSRRLPSIPLYIDRPLGLDSQLEEAKSLLEVDSHAACFMLGIHGDGELRKFVLELYNEIRGHFKAGSFLSNVSEKTKRGGLEGLQKTLLSEMGEEVKTEIGSISRGSSEIRQRLGQKRVLLVLDDVDSIQPLESLAGAGDWFGPGSRIITTRRNDGVLDKHALKKGVEIKKFCFDEGEFEGMQSDDKQKRYVV
- the LOC112798108 gene encoding toMV susceptible protein tm-2-like, with translation MAGSSSSDQGVSHFKYDVFLSFRGYTRLRFTDALYHALINNGIDTFRDNDKLRIGKELEGALLEAIESSRMSILIPCDEYPTSKWCLDELVKIMECSENGRKRPVLPVYYYVERSDVQYQLNEYAKAMTAHEEKGRYNHKLEAWRSALSEVGKIYGQRCDQNTPFGMAINKIVEEVIKRLPPLPLYIHRPLGCDSELEEAKSLLQIGSSHACRLMLGIHGDGDLSQFVAELYNKIRCDFASASFLSGISKKTNASGGGLEDLQKTLLSEMKEKVKNKIGSTFSGSFEIKRRLGKKGVLLILDDVDNIQQLKSLAGEIDWFGPGSRIIITTRYEDVLDEHAGVDIKKYRFDEGEFEGNGGSSTMMEENVVGLEEDFNVIINQLKEEDSARNVVSIVGMGGLGKTTLARKVYNSDEARELFPCRAWATVSKECMPTEVFKELLKCLKVPEADYENAGEEKLKDMVRKRLNGKKYLVVLDDVWEANVWDKLKGPLPDNNNGSMILVTTRNDQMANYTRSKEPHHQLHLLDEDQSWEMFRNKVFGREECPPPLELIGRSIAFESCKGLPLAIKTIAGIVAKKERSEDAWEEIKNLLPYWSVAEDKEGEEMMKILKYSYDDLSEKMKPCFLYLGVFLEDAEILVRDLIQLWMSEDFIKPIQTGRRLIEPEDIGEQYLKELVDRNLVQVVKRRSDGKGVKACQIHDLIRDLCILVSNDNPDNSNNARTFTFSRSEGSYACSVTCNHSSTCSLFVYGDVDGWSHHIPEGCPVNVLYLNGFDGLPNEKNAEDLERLKSLKFLKMDCLVLHRLFKLQSLQTIQVNCIWKPKKISVDEGLKQMRHFRCPGLGGEQLLLDERVKERMQNFQTLCYVYADSQLGLLLNNGYFPNLRTLGLLISEDECQLVDENLRSLLRLSELRKLKLVFLNVFERVPLGKIRFPSNLTKIVLACKDFNDQDMNALGRIRSLQILKLHQIICEQYVLNCGGAGSFPQLQVLIMIGVSVSSVTLEAGAMSRLRSAVFRQCLGLTLQSLPERMLSLEFDLHFIEPDSDDDDERRRRLR